The Thermotoga caldifontis AZM44c09 genomic interval ACTCACCAAAAAAGATGGACACGGCGAGCGTTATGGTCGCCTTGGAACGATCGTTTATCAGGATCAGGGGGAAGAAGAAATCGTTCCAGACGTTCACGAAGGTGACTATTGCGACTATGGAGAGCGCAGGTTTGACAAGTGGAAGGATGAGCTTGTAATAGATGTATCCAACACCTGCCCCATCCATCCTGGCCGCTTCGCACAGCTCGTTTGGAACTGCATCGATGAAGTTCTTAAGGATGAAGATCGAAAAAGGTAGATTGGTCGAAGCATATACCAGAACGAGCCCCGCCAGGGAGTTCGTCAAATTCAGATTCCGAAGCAGAACGAATATGGGGATCACTGCGAGCCTTGCAGGCAAAGCGAGCCCCAGCATGGTGTAGAGGAACATACCCCTCCTGAAAGAAAAATCGTACTTCGAGATCATGTACGCGAACATGCTCGCAAGTAGAATGACGATCAAGACCGTCACGCTCGCAACGATCAGACTGTTCCTGTAACCTGTACCTATGTTCGCAAACTTCCATGCCTTGGCGAAGTTGTCAAACCTGAAGGTCGATGGGAGAGAGAAAGGTTTCATGAAGAGTTCTCTCATGGACTTGAAGGAGTTCAGCACCATCATCGCGAACGGTACGACTATGATCAAAGCGTAGATGGTCAGAAACACATAACTGAGAAATTTTCCAGCCTTCGTGAACCTCACCATGATCTTTCTCTCCCTTCGACCAAAAAGACGTAAAGGATAGAAAGTGGCATGACGATGGCGAAGATGAAAACCGTAACGGCGGCACCGAGCCCCATGTCGACGTACGCGCTACCCAGTCCTCCGAACGCGGTGCGGTAGAAGACGGTGCCGAGCACGTCCGTCTTCCTGAAAGGACCTGCCTGAACTCCCGTCATCGCGTAGACCATGTCGAAAACGTTGAAACTACCTATGAAAAGCAAGGTCAAAAGCGTCCTGAATGTGGGTAAAACCATCGGAAAGACGATGCGCGAAGCGATCTTCCAGTTGCTCGCCCCATCGATGTACGCAGCTTCGATCAGATCCGGTGGGATGTTCAAAATCGCTGCGAGGATCACCAGAACGTAAAAGCCAAGGTGTCTCCACACGTTCACCAGGATAATGCTCGTCAGGGCGGTCGAAGGATCACCCAGCCATGGCCTTGCCAGAGCTTTCAAACCCACGAGTTTCAAAAAACTGTTCACGAGTCCTATCTGCGGATTGAGAAAAAGGCTCCACATGAACCCAACGATCACCAGCGGGATCATGTTCGGCATGTAAACCACTGTGCGGAACAGTTTCGCACCCTTCAGCTTGCTCGCCAGAAGGAAGGCTATCAGAAAGCCCAGGCCCAGCTCGAGAACGGTCGCGAGTGAAAAGAAATAGACGTTGTGGAAAAAGGCGTTGAAGACTTCTTTTGAAAAATTACCAAACAGCATCTCCCTGAAATTCTTCAACCCGACGAAGATCTTTGGTCCCACACCCTTCCACGAGTAGAAACTCAGAGCCAGACTATCCAGCAACGGATAGACTACGAACAGACTGTAGAGGATCAGCGCAGGCAGAGTGAAAAGAAGAACGTACTTTGTCCTGACCTTCATCGCACGTTCACCCCGATTTTTGAAAACCCCAGCCCGAAGGCTGGGGCACACTCCGATTCACTTTCCGAGTCTCTTCTTGAGTGGTTCGTACCACTGAGATATGGCTTCCTGAGCTCTCTTCGAGAGTTCCTCGGGCGTGATCCTACCTGCGTACATCTCCTGCATGCCCGGGCTCAACACATCGTCGTAGAGCGAAGGCTTCTGGGTGACGAACACAGAACCCACCCAGTACACGTACGGAGAGGCGTGGTTGAGGTACACGTCCACGATTTCTTCGAGCAGTGGAACTTTCGGAAGCTGGGCACCGGAGACTGCGGGGATGTTGTACGTGACGTTGGCGAAGATGGTGCCGAATTTTGGCGTCGCGCAGAATTTCAGAACTTCGATCGAATCGCTGAGGTTCTTGACGTTCGAGGTGAGCGTTATGGCTCCGTCCATGTAGACGTACGCGTACGGTTTTTGATCTTTCGAAACAGGTGGAACCATGAAATAACCCACGTTGATGTCCGGATTCAAATTCTTCCAGTTCTGATAACCCCAGATGCCGTAGAAGACCATGGCGGCCTGA includes:
- a CDS encoding carbohydrate ABC transporter permease, with product MVRFTKAGKFLSYVFLTIYALIIVVPFAMMVLNSFKSMRELFMKPFSLPSTFRFDNFAKAWKFANIGTGYRNSLIVASVTVLIVILLASMFAYMISKYDFSFRRGMFLYTMLGLALPARLAVIPIFVLLRNLNLTNSLAGLVLVYASTNLPFSIFILKNFIDAVPNELCEAARMDGAGVGYIYYKLILPLVKPALSIVAIVTFVNVWNDFFFPLILINDRSKATITLAVSIFFGEYSIQWPLLFAGLTLSIAPTVILFLIFSRFFIAGMTQGAIK
- a CDS encoding carbohydrate ABC transporter permease; this encodes MKVRTKYVLLFTLPALILYSLFVVYPLLDSLALSFYSWKGVGPKIFVGLKNFREMLFGNFSKEVFNAFFHNVYFFSLATVLELGLGFLIAFLLASKLKGAKLFRTVVYMPNMIPLVIVGFMWSLFLNPQIGLVNSFLKLVGLKALARPWLGDPSTALTSIILVNVWRHLGFYVLVILAAILNIPPDLIEAAYIDGASNWKIASRIVFPMVLPTFRTLLTLLFIGSFNVFDMVYAMTGVQAGPFRKTDVLGTVFYRTAFGGLGSAYVDMGLGAAVTVFIFAIVMPLSILYVFLVEGRERSW
- a CDS encoding ABC transporter substrate-binding protein gives rise to the protein MIENGLYLPIDGYVDFSNFSETILKSVTYQGKKYGVPFAVQVVGIFYNKDYFDKFKLREPETWDELVEIAKTLKKNGITPFFIPGKEAWALAMQHAMCGVSVLGPEWIKKLIDGETDFLDPKFTDLNRRLNELKVYYQDGFLANSTTDMDAAFAFGQAAMVFYGIWGYQNWKNLNPDINVGYFMVPPVSKDQKPYAYVYMDGAITLTSNVKNLSDSIEVLKFCATPKFGTIFANVTYNIPAVSGAQLPKVPLLEEIVDVYLNHASPYVYWVGSVFVTQKPSLYDDVLSPGMQEMYAGRITPEELSKRAQEAISQWYEPLKKRLGK